GCAGAGGACCTCCTGGGTTCTGATTTAAGGAAAAACTGGCTGGAACATTGGGTTGAGTAAATGACATGGATTGAGGAGCCAATGGCAATACTCCCTGAGATATAGGAGATGTGTACCTTAGCTGACCAAACTGGAAGAGAGGAGGCTGTGATGGGTGCATGTGGGTGAGGGATGGGCCAACCTGAGGATGCAGGTGAAGAGGCATCTGAATAGAGCCAATCTGTATGGCCGTAACTGGAGGTGGTATTAGAGAAGGACCAGAAAACAGCCCAAACTTAACAGGCACCTCAGTTTGAATCGGTACAGCAGGTACAGTAGACATCACAGTCTGACTAGATGAAGGATGTGAAGCCAGATTGATTACAGATGGGACAGGATGCTGAACTGACATACCAGAGCTACTAGAAGCCTCCGCATGATCTAAAATCTCACGTGCTGCTGATGCATGAGCATAATTGGGTTGAATGACAAAATCCTGCATGGCCTTCTCAGTTTCCTGGAACACTCTGGAAGAACCATCACTGCTCACTTGAGGAGCAACATCCACAGGTTTAAGGGCCTGTCCATCACAACATCCACGTTCTTCAAAAGCATCTGTTGATCCCTGTTGTATCACAAAACTACTTTCTTCATTCCTTGAACTCCTTTCAAAATCATCATTTGGCAGGCCAACCGGAACACCCTCATTGAAGCCTAAAACGAAATTTTCCATCATGTCAGGTGACCCTTTCTCCTTTAGATGCATATCCTCAAACTCCCGGTTTAGGTCAACATTCTCATCCTCTCCTTCAtgcacttcatcttcttcctggTATCCATCTTCATCCTCATCATATTCTTCCTGCTCTTGCAACCGCTCATCATTCTCTATAGTCCATTCTTCATCATCACCAGCACTTGAGGTGGTCACCATACTTTCTTCCTCAGCTTTGGTCGATAAGACAACAGGTTCATTCTCCTGTTCTGACAGGGGagcatctttttcttctcctgcAGCTGATGCCACCGCAGAATCTCCAGATTCATCCCGATCATCATGAGATAGATGAGTTGGAGAACTAGGAGGACTTGAAACAGAGAGTGAAGACTGCGAGTCACACCTTGGTGTAGCgttattatcaaaattttgCTCCCGATTCTCAGGATTCTGTTGTTGGACATTACCAAGTTCACGTTGCTCAAGATTCTCTTGATGACTATCATCAAACCCAGTCTGCATGTTAGGTTCACTTCGAGCTGGACGATTGTACCGTACCTCGTTTTCCAGAAAAGTAGGACCAGGATGTTCATTCTCAACCCTGTAGGTCGTCTTGTTCATAGAAGCTAGTGATGGAGGGGGAAGAACACGAGGCTGCCTCATGGAATACCGTGACCTCCCAAAAGAATAAGGCCCATCTGCCTCAGTATTTGGATACGAACGGTCAGAATATTGAGGATAAAGAGTACCATGGGAATGACCTTGACCCCATCCAGCATCACCAAACTTTTCAACAAGATTCTCATGATATTCTGAGTCCATCTCCATATTTTTGCCATAATGATCACCATCCCCGGAAAGATTCCACCTCTGCCCTCTAAGATGAGTGAAATCATTCATGTGAGGTTCTGGAATCCCACCTCGATGATGAGTCCTAGAAGACATAAATCCAGCTCCTCCATAGAACTCTTTTCTAGAAATCGATCTCCGACCAGCAGATGAATCTCTCTTGGGACCATGGTGACCATTCTCTTGGTCTTGGATGAGGAAGTTTGAGCTGCTCCCACTCTCATACGCATCTCTTCTCCACGAATTAACAGGTTTTCCCCTGTCCATCAGGGTGGAAGAGCCATCTATTGAAAAGTGAGGCCTAGAACCCATCTCAAATGGCCTATTATGACTGGAGGAATCAGAAGATGCTGATGTTGTAATCCTCTCCACCATTCTTTCACCATCTTCCCAATCACCGATGTCTGCCATCCCTTTTTCATTTACCATATCGGACATCTTCTCATCTGCAGTAGCGGGATAATTACCACCAGCCTTCCCTGCTTCAGCCTGCCTCTTGGCAATCCTTTGCTCCAATTCTAAAAGCTTTTGCTTAGCAGCCtgtttcctcctctcttcctccataATAATCCTTTGTTTCTCCTCTTCTCTAGCTATCCTCTGTTCTTCAGCTCTTTGCATGGCTTCCAGTCGTTCTTGCTCTGCTCTCCATGCTGCTTCCCTGGCTTCCTCTTCCAACCTTCTCTGCCTTTCTTCCTGTTCCCTAGCCAACCTatctctctcctcttcttctcttcgAGCTAGTTCCAAGGCTCTTTCTTGCTCTTCAATGATCCGCTGCCTCTCCTCTTCTTGCAACTTTTGGACTCTCAAAAGTTCGGCCTCAAACGATTCCCTTACAGGATCATGGAAATCAGTCTGTTTAGGCACATCTTTCTTCCTCTTAACCACCCCAACGAGACTCCCAGAAAAGGGATCCCGTCCATCAAAACCTATAGCTTCAAAGTCTTTGAGGAAAGGGTCCTCCATATAGGGTTTTTGACTCTTTGAGAATGGACGTTTCTCCCTACCAAAATTGAGTAACGGATCATTAACAGGAAGCCCTTTACCACCCAAGGAATATGAGGATTTAGATACCAAGTTATTCTGGAAAGCATCGCCCCTATATTTGGTGTGCTGTTCATGGCTGTACCGGTCTCGTGTATTCCCTTCAGCCCCTCGGCTGCTATATAGATCTGTAGCGTTGTTCCTTAGGTGTCTCCCTCCCTGTCCATACCCGATATTTGTCCTTCCAATATCATTATTACCATTTTCACGGAATGGTGATGCTGTGTATTTGTTCTCTTTAATTGTCTCTCTATTAAGTGTAGCCGGCCTCACACTGGTACTACTTCGATCATTTTCAACTCCTGGAACACCAAATCCATCTTTAGGAAGAGAGACAGTTCTCCACGAGTTTCCTTCCCGCCCTTCTTTACTAGGCATTCTTACATCTCTGCTGAAAGGGTCCATTTTGGAGACTTCACTGGAAAAAACCTTTCCAGCTTCATTGTCACGCTGACCCCACCTGTCAAAATGGTTATGAACAGGCTTCTTTGGTAAAACGCTAACCCTGGGCATATCAAAATCTCTTTCCCAGTGAGCTTCGCCCTTGGGAAACCCATGATCTCTACCCCGGTCTGTCAAACCAAAACTTGTGTCACGCTCATCATCAGCCCAATCTGATCTCGGATTCACACGAACAAGCGGCAGTGGACCTGGAAAATACTCTTCCTGCTTCCGAGCTGTCCATGAACCACCAAAACCGTGACTTTCACCACCCTTCTCGATCAAACCATTAACAACACCATGATGGGATGGTTGGATTTGAGGGCGCATACCACCATGAGAGCTCAAACGGGAACCAACCTTCTGCTCATTGGTTGACTCATTACCAACTGCTTGCTTCTGTTTCTGACTCAAACCATCCTTTTGTTTCTGTGGAGGACCTGATGTGGAAGGCAGAGCAGCCTTCAGAGATGGAAAATCCTCTCCCCTCAAAACGGTCGCTTTCTCTGCTGGTGGTGGTAGAGGTCCAATCGAAGCAGAAGCTGGGGGTCCCGCCATGCCTGACCGAGCCGAGGGAGGCAAATACACGCTGCTCCCCCTGCTCACCCCATCGACACTACTCAAACCTGGGTCAACTCCATCAGCTCCATGATCACTAAACCCTTCATTCTCTTTCTCTTGCACTGCAATCGTGCCCGGCTTAGTCCACCCCATACCGGACGAAGTTGGCCTTGGCCCACTTCCCGAAACCCCACCAGCGGGCCCAACCCCTGTTCCCAACAAATCGAATCTCTCATGCTCCTTTCGCAAGGAGGGCAAGTTCAAGGGGGGTGGAACAGAAAGCTTCGCCCCAGCCTTCTGTGAGCTTCGAGGCCTCGAAAGGACCACCATTCCTCCTCCTGCGCCGCCACCATGACTACTGGGTCGGGTTCGATTAGATCCATAAGAGCTCTGATTAGATGAATGTTGATGGTGATGAGGTTGCCCATACGATTTGTTCAGATTCACCGACACAAACTTAGTCCCGGCTCCGGGATTGGCCATGGCAGGGGTCCGACCCGAAACGCAACCCGTTTGGCGGATTTGGATTTCCGCCAGTGCatcaaaaccctagccctaGATTTCCCCTCCACCACAAAAGAATTGCCCCACAGATTACTGTTCTCCTATTACAGATCTTTAGTAAAAATCGACGATCCAATACAACCAAACCCTAGGAACTCTCTCTGATCCTGATCAaagccaaaaaacaaaaacaaaattaaaagctaTGATCGATTTCAAACTTCGATTGATTGAAAATAATAGAacagtgattaaaaaaaaggtttgattTAAAGAGTATGTATGCGTGTCTTGGTTCGAAAATTAGGGTTCCACTGTGGTGGTGATTTACTTTTCGACAGAAAGAGGAGGCGGATATCAAAAGTACATGGAAAAGGGGGCGTGGAAGAGGAGCTCACCTCCGGGGAGAGGGGCGTAGGTTAGAGAACGGCCGGAGTTAACGTGCGCCGCGGAGAATCCAAGAGGAGAGAGCGTGAGGTAGAAAGTCCTGGTAACCGGAAAAGAGAGAGCAATACAAAGCGAGAGCTAAAAAGGCGCACGAGATGAGAGCAAGTTATGAGGAACTGTGTTTCTTGTTTTCGTGTTTGTTACCCCTTTACttgttcatatttttgtttattccCACTCCAGTTACTGAATATCTCAATTACATCCAACATTCCTTctattaaatctaaaaataactttaaaaaacaaTCTAAAAATAAGGGAATGAAAACAGTCAAATATTTTGTCTAAGTAGATCATATGTgtgatttcaaaatattaatttctgaaatttaaaaaaaaaaaaaaacacacatttTATGATATTTCAAAAAACACCCCTAAGTATAGTATACAAGTAATTATATTTCCTCCACGAACTATCATCACATTCTAAATTGATCCAAATCCTATTTTGAGACTTCAAAAAAACACCCCTGCAAAAGACGAAGTTGTCATTAACATTAAAAAACCATGTCTTTGGCCAAGTCTTTTGGACCAATTAGCAATATCTTGGTTTCCGATTTAAGGATTGAATCCCCCTTCTCCTCCCATGTACCAAAAAAACCATGtcatttaagaaaaatccaataaacCATTTATCATTAGCTCTCATATAAAAGGATAAATTAActaattccaaaataaaataatctatcacTAATCTGTAAAAATTTAATCtactgtttggatagtgagttgaaatgagataagttaatatgaaaattgaataaaatatttttaaaatattattattattttgaaatttgaaataattgaattgtttattatattttgtattagaatttggaaaagttgttattattagatgaaatgaaatgaaacattttcactatttaaacaggcctaaaagtttaaaaacactttttgcTTTTCATTAATCTAATGTaccacaaattgatgtggcttgTTGTAgtacattaaatataatttttttaaacaaaatataacatatcacTCATGCTTACACTTTGCTTATTTGAGTTGAATATATCACTCATTCACCCTTTTTGTTAACTTAAAAGAGTGATTAGTTGTCATATACTACATACTGTATTCTGatatcatttttatcttattatgttaatattttatctcctatcaatctttgattttctaaaaaaaattaaaagatgaacCAAAAGTAATGGAAAGTATCACATTTACAAAGTGAGATGAAAAtgcaatataaatataatatatagcaaaTAGTATTCacttattcatgagttttgaccCTAGAATAGAAATAGGTGTAATATTTTAGCTGAATTCACGCTATAAAaggatataaaatatagtaaaccACATGTTTTACAacttagaaaataaaacaagtgaatattttgtatgaataatttataagttttttcaCCTATTCTAAATGTGATTTTATGTCAAGCATAATTGGTCATTGCTTCTATTTTCCttacatttgaaaaataatgaagctTGGCTAGGGTTGGGCTTTGACTTAGACGGAGCTGGAAAGCCCAACtttgggctccgactccgactgtcAGAGTCGAAGTTGAGCTTTAACTCCAACTTCGATCAAGAGCGTACTCTGACTTCAAAACTCCAATCAGAGTCAAAATCGAAAGTAAGAACTCTGATCAATGGGTCACTATTACAGGTtgggtcaaaaaaaaaaaagctaaaaaagtttaaaaaaaaaacataaatacaacttatacaattttaaaaaatcaatagaatAAATTTAAACCCATAagctaaaaaatttatacatttaaactcaacaaaaggaaaaacaattgGATGATTACTTGAGATTATTAATAGAACCAACAAACAATAATAAAGCCATAATGAAGGATTACTAAAAAACACCTAAATCTATAATGTAAATTAGAAGACATCATCATGGAAACAAAACACCTAATTTCATAGAatcataaacattaaaatacaaTCATGCATACAACAACAAAAGATCTAAATGCACACCACAGGAAGTGCAAACAATAAACATCACAACTAATCTCTAATCCAACTCTTCCAAATCCATAAACATTAACAAAGTATCAATATTAAATTAACAACTAATCCCTAATCTAACTCTTCCAAATTCATAAAAACTAACAACTCCAACAAATCCAAATCCATAGTCTCCACCACCAACATAGTCCACTACCAGGCACAAAGTAACAGCTCAAACTTCAAGTATCCtgcattattttgaaaattaagaaattttagACATTACACTACTTAAGTAAAGAATAATACTAACAGTAAAGTTAACATAAAAGTTAAACAATTAAGTTCATGATTCATCTACCGGACTCCCTCCCACAATGCATCTATCTCAGTCCTCCTCAATTATTATGACGTTCACAGGTAGAtctacaaaaacataaaaattataacttaatgaattaaaataataaaaatatctaattagtcAATTAAGAAAGAATGCTAAAAGCCTAAAGTTACTAGactcaagcctatagctctcgacATCATCAACACTATCTAGTCCAATACGCTTTG
This window of the Juglans regia cultivar Chandler chromosome 12, Walnut 2.0, whole genome shotgun sequence genome carries:
- the LOC108985749 gene encoding uncharacterized protein LOC108985749, whose translation is MANPGAGTKFVSVNLNKSYGQPHHHQHSSNQSSYGSNRTRPSSHGGGAGGGMVVLSRPRSSQKAGAKLSVPPPLNLPSLRKEHERFDLLGTGVGPAGGVSGSGPRPTSSGMGWTKPGTIAVQEKENEGFSDHGADGVDPGLSSVDGVSRGSSVYLPPSARSGMAGPPASASIGPLPPPAEKATVLRGEDFPSLKAALPSTSGPPQKQKDGLSQKQKQAVGNESTNEQKVGSRLSSHGGMRPQIQPSHHGVVNGLIEKGGESHGFGGSWTARKQEEYFPGPLPLVRVNPRSDWADDERDTSFGLTDRGRDHGFPKGEAHWERDFDMPRVSVLPKKPVHNHFDRWGQRDNEAGKVFSSEVSKMDPFSRDVRMPSKEGREGNSWRTVSLPKDGFGVPGVENDRSSTSVRPATLNRETIKENKYTASPFRENGNNDIGRTNIGYGQGGRHLRNNATDLYSSRGAEGNTRDRYSHEQHTKYRGDAFQNNLVSKSSYSLGGKGLPVNDPLLNFGREKRPFSKSQKPYMEDPFLKDFEAIGFDGRDPFSGSLVGVVKRKKDVPKQTDFHDPVRESFEAELLRVQKLQEEERQRIIEEQERALELARREEEERDRLAREQEERQRRLEEEAREAAWRAEQERLEAMQRAEEQRIAREEEKQRIIMEEERRKQAAKQKLLELEQRIAKRQAEAGKAGGNYPATADEKMSDMVNEKGMADIGDWEDGERMVERITTSASSDSSSHNRPFEMGSRPHFSIDGSSTLMDRGKPVNSWRRDAYESGSSSNFLIQDQENGHHGPKRDSSAGRRSISRKEFYGGAGFMSSRTHHRGGIPEPHMNDFTHLRGQRWNLSGDGDHYGKNMEMDSEYHENLVEKFGDAGWGQGHSHGTLYPQYSDRSYPNTEADGPYSFGRSRYSMRQPRVLPPPSLASMNKTTYRVENEHPGPTFLENEVRYNRPARSEPNMQTGFDDSHQENLEQRELGNVQQQNPENREQNFDNNATPRCDSQSSLSVSSPPSSPTHLSHDDRDESGDSAVASAAGEEKDAPLSEQENEPVVLSTKAEEESMVTTSSAGDDEEWTIENDERLQEQEEYDEDEDGYQEEDEVHEGEDENVDLNREFEDMHLKEKGSPDMMENFVLGFNEGVPVGLPNDDFERSSRNEESSFVIQQGSTDAFEERGCCDGQALKPVDVAPQVSSDGSSRVFQETEKAMQDFVIQPNYAHASAAREILDHAEASSSSGMSVQHPVPSVINLASHPSSSQTVMSTVPAVPIQTEVPVKFGLFSGPSLIPPPVTAIQIGSIQMPLHLHPQVGPSLTHMHPSQPPLFQFGQLRYTSPISQGVLPLAPQSMSFTQPNVPASFSLNQNPGGPLPIQLGQESSAHNPMKNNAVSLSMDNQPGLISSHLEHSQGIVSKEVNSFAARENAGKAVKKQQVQTEISNCGDDSGRYESYQQVEDQGHHNSVVKNYNSLSNTRERQPQYEAASSQLVSKEKDLNGTKTQGPISGGRGKRYVFTVKNPSSKLSYPAADTSHTDFNGLQRRPRRNVQRTEFRVRESADKRQSTGLVSSHHIGVDDKSNTNGRGTEISMRSVPRKVAVSSKQLKPTLDSAYLTSGPSRSQEMDSGSRNEKGYVKETLPRSHSILHSREGNLKRNIGSEELVDASLQSGIVRVFEQPGIEAPSDEDDFIKVRSKRQMLNDRREQREKEIKAKSRVSKMQRKPRSTSQNTIIPAKLSKISASTSREASKSLRPDLVSSDGRGLANIEVSSGFNTAIVSQPLAPIGTPAVKTDSQTDVRSQAIRSLQTGSVPTVTGGGKSIGPGEIFDSKNKVFLGPQVVIDVVLDNARTSSLGPWNNSRINQQVMALTQTQLDEAMKPEQFDSNASVVDHNNSVSEPIMPSSSILTKDMSYSSATRPINSLLTGEKIQFGAVTSPTVLPPSSCAVSLGIGPPGPCRSNIQISHNLPGAEDDRNLYFGKEKNVPKSCVHLEDCEAEAEAEAAASAVAVAAISNDEIVGNGLGVSPVSVSDTKSFGADIDGITAGVDGDLQLESQSRAEESISVALPADLSVETLPISLWPPLASPQNSSSQMLSHFPGGPPSHFPFYEMNHMLGGPIFAFGQHDESSSTTQSQPQKSSASASGPLGTWPQCHSGVDSFYGPPAGFTGPFISPPGGIPGVQGPPHMVVYSHFAPVGQFGQAGLSFMGATYIPSGKQPDWKHNPASTASSVGEGDINNLNMVSAQRTPSNMSSPIQHLSPGSPLLPMPSPLAMFDVSPFQSSPDLSVQARWQHFPASPLQSIPQSMPLQKLAEGALTSQFSHGPAVNQTLTANRFPDSRSSMPSDSSRNFPVPTDATVTQFPDELGLVDPASSSGTGAQSQAVVTSSSSVSTVADAGKTDLQARSSKNSSGHSTNSVFKTQSSQHKQYGHSSGYSYQRGGGVSQKNSSGAEWTHRRMGLQGRNQSLGAEKSFPSAKIKQVYVAKQTTSGTSTVS